Within the Setaria viridis chromosome 3, Setaria_viridis_v4.0, whole genome shotgun sequence genome, the region GCTGCTCGTCCGCACGGCGCTCCcactccgccgcctcccggtCCAGCGCCTCCGCGCGGCCATCCATCCCCCGCTCCGTCCGCTCCCTCGCCTCCCGCAGCCGGCCCCGCCGCTCACGCGCCCTCTCGAGCTCCTCCGCCAGCGACACCTCTGCAACCGGAACCACGGCCACACCGCACTCAGCCTTCACCCGCGgcttcaccaccaccaccggcgcaggcggcggcggcggcggcgacggcgggagcggcggaggcgaagCGGCCAGCCTCGTCACCGCCTTCGGCTTCGCCTTGGGCTTCGGCGCGGCCTTCCCGACCACCACCGTGGACGCGGCCACGTTGGTGTCCCGCGGCTGCAGCGGCCGCCGGACCGTGGCGCCGGTGGCGACGGCCAGGCCACCGCATTTGGCTTCTATCCCCATCGGCCTGACGTCTCGAATCGCGTCTCGGTCGGGGATGACTCGATTGATTCGACGAGAAGGAAGGAGGCGTCGTTGTTGACGGGTTTTATTTGGGGGGATTTGGACTTTGGAGGGTCCCGGGATTCGAATTTGAACTCTGCGGGGAGGAAAGGAAAAGGACGGGAGGGATGAAGTAACCGTCTAACGGCTAGTAAATCGTCAGCGGGGTGGGTTATGGACGGTTGTACCCCAGGGGAACGTGGCTGGAGGCGGACAAGGTCGAGGGGTAGTTTCGGGATAGGCTGGGCTTCGAGTTGTGCCGTGCGGCGGAGTGGGTGATGCGCTGATGACGCACTTGCGCTTGGGATTTCGGGTGCTTTCggcggtggtgctgctgctgctcgcccgGCGGGGTCCGGGGG harbors:
- the LOC117847539 gene encoding uncharacterized protein — protein: MGIEAKCGGLAVATGATVRRPLQPRDTNVAASTVVVGKAAPKPKAKPKAVTRLAASPPPLPPSPPPPPPAPVVVVKPRVKAECGVAVVPVAEVSLAEELERARERRGRLREARERTERGMDGRAEALDREAAEWERRADEQRRLVAELMRLIGMPEVYTPVESLRSREERKRREAIAHSSSRGSTSTASTLLADVGAQSCSDQESEATGVVKEIVKTTEIST